The Spinacia oleracea cultivar Varoflay chromosome 2, BTI_SOV_V1, whole genome shotgun sequence DNA segment TTCCCTCGTCAACATCATCATAATCCTCTCTACGCTTCTTCCGCATCATCTGcagatgtgccttcttcttcaAAGCATTCTGCCCGACCTCCTTCCAACTCTTCCCTCTTTTCTGAACGCGAACAACAACATCCTCTCCTTCATCTTCATACCCACCATCCATATATTCACCGTCTTCGTCTTCTatatcttcttcctcctctactTCATCGTATGAAATAACCCTCCTGCTTTTAGCAGATTGCCTTTTCTTTGGCGCACGTTTCACTGTTCTCTGGCATAATTCATCCTCGAATTCTTCGTCCTCATATATCTCATCCTCATATTCATCATCTTCAACATCTTCATATGCATCCCCGTCAAAAACAGATTCTTCACTGTCATCCCCAGACAGCGATCGCccttcctcatcttcttccattTCTTCATCGACGACAGGGTCTTTGCCCTTTAGCTTACTATTCCGAGCAACTTCCACGCGTTTTTCCTTAAAAACAATATTGAAATACATATCTTGTTAATAAACGTATAACAATATA contains these protein-coding regions:
- the LOC110800284 gene encoding uncharacterized protein, translating into MVIKGQSGSSSKPREKRVEVARNSKLKGKDPVVDEEMEEDEEGRSLSGDDSEESVFDGDAYEDVEDDEYEDEIYEDEEFEDELCQRTVKRAPKKRQSAKSRRVISYDEVEEEEDIEDEDGEYMDGGYEDEGEDVVVRVQKRGKSWKEVGQNALKKKAHLQMMRKKRDM